A genomic segment from Nicotiana tabacum cultivar K326 chromosome 7, ASM71507v2, whole genome shotgun sequence encodes:
- the LOC107771847 gene encoding carotenoid cleavage dioxygenase 7, chloroplastic-like, which produces MQAKACHNIIPPKLLPPAKLPSTASHITLPSHVPRAITITTSPTHEVYTPVPEIDDTITAFWDYQFLFVSQRSEATEPITLRVVEGAIPTDFPSGKYYLTGPGLFADDHGSTVHPLDGHGYLRTFEIDSGSGQVKFMARYIETEAQAEERDPVTGKWRFTHRGPFSVLKGGKMVGNTKVMKNVANTSVLQWGGRLFCLWEGGDPYEIDSNTLKTVGKFELINNCKSLAQEQKFNGDFLDVAAQILKPVLYGVFKMSPKRLLSHYKIDTRRNRLLIMSCNAEDMLLPRSNFTFYEFDSNFQLLQSQEFDIPDHLMIHDWASTDTHYILFGNRIKLDIPGSMTAVCGLSPMISALSVNPSKATSPIYLLPRFPDDHKQRNNIAQREWRKPIEVPRQMWVLHVGNAFEEKDENGNVDIQIQASGCSYQWFNFQKMFGYDWQSGKLDPSMMNVEGGEEKLLPHLVQVSISLDTNGNCMKSSVNDLNPQWDKAADFPAMNPDYSGKKNEYVYAATSSGSRQALPHFPFDTVVKLNTADKSVRKWSAGRRRFIGEPVFIPRGTTEDDGYLLVVEYAVSTQRCYLVILDAQRIGEKNEVVARLEVPRHLNFPLGFHGFWAPSNTGNGNLPNFESKCKDSWSMLEENMVNLGNSKNSR; this is translated from the exons ATGCAGGCCAAAGCTTGCCATAATATTATTCCTCCAAAACTTCTGCCACCAGCAAAGTTGCCTTCCACGGCGAGCCACATAACATTGCCAAGCCACGTACCACGAGCCATAACAATAACAACATCACCAACTCATGAAGTTTATACACCAGTACCTGAAATTGATGATACAATTACTGCCTTTTGggattatcaattcctttttgtGTCCCAACGTTCAGAAGCCACTGAACCCATCACCCTTCGTGTCGTGGAGGGCGCCATACCAACCGATTTTCCCTCGGGGAAGTATTATCTCACCGGACCGGGCCTTTTCGCCGATGATCATGGGTCCACGGTGCACCCTTTAGATGGCCATGGTTATCTAAGGACATTTGAAATTGATAGTGGTTCAGGTCAGGTTAAGTTTATGGCTAGGTACATTGAGACGGAGGCTCAGGCCGAGGAGCGGGACCCAGTGACCGGGAAGTGGCGGTTCACTCACCGGGGCCCGTTCTCGGTCCTGAAAGGTGGGAAGATGGTTGGTAACACTAAGGTAATGAAGAATGTGGCTAATACTAGTGTGTTACAATGGGGTggtagattgttttgcttgtgGGAAGGTGGTGAtccttatgaaattgattctaaCACTTTGAAAACTGTTGGGAAATTTGAGCTCATCAACAACTGCAAATCATTAGCACAAGAACAAAAATTTAATGGTGATTTTTTGGATGTTGCTGCTCAAATCTTGAAGCCCGTATTATATG GGGTATTTAAGATGTCTCCAAAGAGATTGTTGTCCCATTACAAGATTGATACTCGTAGAAACAGACTATTGATCATGTCATGCAACGCAGAGGATATGTTACTCCCTCGGAGTAATTTTACATTTTACG AATTCGATTCCAACTTCCAGCTGCTGCAAAGCCAAGAATTCGACATACCAGATCACTTAATGATACATGATTGGGCTTCTACAGATACTCATTACATATTGTTTGGAAATCGCATCAAGCTTGATATTCCTG GGTCAATGACAGCAGTATGTGGATTGTCGCCAATGATATCTGCACTATCAGTAAATCCAAGCAAAGCAACATCTCCAATTTATTTGCTGCCTAGATTTCCTGATGATCATAAGCAAAGAAATAATATTGCACAAAGAGAGTGGAGAAAACCCATAGAAGTTCCTAGACAAATGTGGGTGTTACATGTTGGAAATGCCTTTGAAGAGAAAGATGAGAATGGAAATGTGGATATACAAATTCAGGCTTCTGGTTGCTCTTATCAATGGTTCAATTTCCAGAAAATGTTTG GCTACGATTGGCAAAGTGGCAAACTTGATCCTTCAATGATGAATGTAGAAGGAGGAGAAGAAAAGCTATTGCCGCACTTAGTTCAG GTATCCATAAGCTTGGATACAAATGGGAATTGCATGAAAAGTTCAGTAAATGACCTAAACCCTCAGTGGGATAAAGCTGCAGATTTCCCTGCCATGAATCCAGATTATTCTGGCAAGAAAAATGAATATGTTTATGCAGCAACTTCTTCCGGTTCTCGCCAAGCACTGCCACATTTTCCCTTTGACACAGTTGTGAAACTAAACACTGCTGATAAATCAGTTCGTAAGTGGTCAGCTGGTAGAAGGAGATTCATTGGCGAGCCTGTTTTTATCCCAAGGGGAACTACAGAAGATGATGGATACCTTCTTGTCGTTGAA TATGCAGTGTCAACACAAAGGTGCTATCTTGTAATTTTGGATGCACAAAGAATTGGAGAGAAGAATGAAGTGGTTGCAAGACTTGAAGTCCCAAGACACTTGAATTTCCCACTTGGTTTTCATGGCTTTTGGGCTCCTAGCAACACTGGCAATGGGAATTTACCAAATTTTGAATCCAAATGCAAGGATTCATGGTCAATGCTGGAGGAAAACATGGTTAATCTTGGGAACTCAAAAAACTCAAGGTAG